A stretch of Rhodoferax potami DNA encodes these proteins:
- the mobB gene encoding molybdopterin-guanine dinucleotide biosynthesis protein B, protein MRIFGIAGYSGMGKTTLLELLIPEIKQRGLRVSLIKHSHKDIEIDRPGKDSFRLREAGCTEVLLLGRTRWALMHELRGEPEPSLDYLLTRLQDCDLVLVEGFKEGVFPKLEVWRASEGKSTLWPHWPGIVGIASDSPVPDCTVPVLDLKNASAIADFVLNQAIALR, encoded by the coding sequence ATGCGCATTTTCGGAATCGCCGGCTACTCCGGTATGGGAAAGACCACGCTACTAGAGCTCCTGATTCCGGAAATCAAACAGCGTGGGTTGCGGGTGTCGTTGATCAAGCATAGCCACAAAGACATCGAAATTGACCGACCGGGCAAGGACTCTTTCCGCCTGAGGGAGGCGGGTTGTACCGAAGTGCTGCTGCTCGGTCGCACCCGCTGGGCGCTGATGCATGAACTGCGTGGTGAGCCGGAGCCATCACTGGACTATTTGCTGACGCGATTGCAGGACTGTGACCTGGTGCTGGTGGAAGGCTTCAAGGAAGGAGTCTTTCCCAAGCTGGAAGTCTGGCGGGCCAGTGAGGGGAAAAGCACGTTGTGGCCACACTGGCCGGGCATTGTGGGTATTGCGAGCGACAGCCCGGTCCCCGATTGCACAGTGCCTGTGCTTGACCTGAAAAACGCAAGCGCTATCGCCGACTTTGTGTTGAATCAAGCGATAGCATTGCGCTGA
- a CDS encoding SulP family inorganic anion transporter: MPLTPHWIPHYPRQHLRDDLIAGVLLTVLVIPQSLAYALLAGLPPQAGLYASILPAIAYAWFGSSMVQAVGPVAITAIMTASVLGPLAPVGSALYLQLAVWLSLGSGVLITLCGLARLGFLSQLLSKPVVSGFITGSALLIILSQLRFIGGIDARGHTSWQLLHSLWAWVPDIHVPTLLLGVGAVVALALARAGLKRWPMWQRLFPLLLILVCPWVVQGLALDPGQRIAVVGPVSLEWASFDFSMPHPSVFSALVGPTFLIAFIGMVQGITMAQALATQRRERIDANQELLGLGAANIAATFSGGMPVGGGLSRSAINVASGAQTPLAGIVSGISMLAVLLLGTDWLNHVPLAILAANIIIAAWGMIDLSALRQAWAYDRADAIAWLGTASGVLALGLETGIAVGIGLSLATLLWRTSSPHIAVIGRLPGTQSFRNVNRYATETLPRTLMLRIDESLFFGNLQAVEERLGLELAQAPDTQDVVWVMTAVNRVDTSAMAALLNLNRDLKDRGIRMHFAEVKGPVQDRLVHTPLWTELSGEFFHSVPDAFAALQVSRQEPHDAALSI, from the coding sequence AGCTTGGCCTATGCTCTGCTAGCTGGCCTGCCGCCACAGGCCGGGCTGTATGCGAGCATATTGCCGGCAATCGCTTACGCATGGTTCGGCAGCAGCATGGTGCAGGCGGTAGGGCCCGTAGCCATTACTGCCATCATGACGGCCAGTGTGCTGGGCCCCTTGGCACCCGTTGGGAGCGCGCTCTACCTTCAGCTGGCCGTGTGGCTGAGCTTGGGCTCTGGCGTGCTGATTACGTTGTGCGGGCTGGCTCGCTTGGGTTTTTTGTCCCAACTGCTGAGCAAGCCTGTGGTCAGTGGATTTATCACGGGCTCTGCACTGCTCATCATCTTGAGCCAGCTGCGATTCATCGGCGGAATAGATGCCCGGGGACATACAAGCTGGCAGCTCTTGCATAGCCTTTGGGCTTGGGTGCCCGACATCCATGTTCCAACCCTCCTGCTGGGAGTAGGCGCCGTTGTCGCCTTAGCCTTGGCGCGCGCAGGTCTGAAGCGCTGGCCTATGTGGCAACGCTTGTTTCCCTTGTTGTTGATACTGGTCTGCCCTTGGGTAGTGCAAGGGCTGGCCCTGGACCCGGGCCAGCGCATCGCGGTGGTGGGCCCTGTGTCGCTGGAGTGGGCATCTTTCGACTTTTCGATGCCCCACCCGTCCGTATTCAGCGCATTGGTTGGCCCGACTTTTCTGATTGCCTTTATCGGCATGGTGCAAGGCATCACCATGGCACAAGCATTGGCCACCCAACGGCGGGAGCGCATCGATGCCAACCAGGAACTGCTCGGGCTGGGGGCTGCGAATATCGCGGCAACCTTCAGTGGCGGTATGCCGGTCGGGGGCGGCCTGAGCCGCTCGGCCATCAACGTGGCGTCGGGGGCACAGACTCCCTTGGCTGGCATTGTCTCCGGCATCAGCATGCTGGCTGTTTTGCTGCTGGGCACCGACTGGTTGAACCATGTTCCATTGGCGATTCTGGCGGCCAACATCATCATTGCGGCCTGGGGAATGATCGACCTCTCCGCTTTGCGCCAGGCATGGGCCTATGACCGAGCGGATGCGATTGCATGGCTGGGCACCGCATCGGGGGTGCTGGCTCTGGGGCTTGAAACCGGCATTGCCGTGGGTATCGGCTTGTCGCTGGCAACTCTTTTGTGGCGCACTAGCTCTCCACATATCGCAGTCATCGGCCGCCTGCCCGGCACACAATCGTTCCGGAATGTGAACCGATACGCCACCGAAACACTGCCCCGGACACTGATGTTGCGGATCGACGAGAGTCTGTTTTTCGGTAATTTGCAAGCGGTGGAAGAACGCCTCGGACTGGAACTCGCCCAGGCGCCAGACACCCAAGATGTGGTGTGGGTCATGACCGCGGTGAACCGGGTAGACACCTCTGCCATGGCGGCACTGCTCAACTTGAACCGGGACCTCAAGGATCGCGGCATCCGCATGCATTTTGCGGAGGTGAAAGGCCCGGTACAAGACCGTTTGGTGCACACACCCCTGTGGACTGAGCTCTCCGGTGAGTTCTTTCATTCGGTGCCCGATGCGTTCGCTGCCCTCCAAGTCTCGCGGCAAGAGCCACATGACGCCGCTTTGTCAATCTAA
- a CDS encoding Dps family protein: MAKNVAPKMSIDIGISERERKKIAEGLSGLLADSYTLYLMTHNFHWNVTGPQFNSLHTMFMAQYTEQWTALDLIAERIRALGFPAPGTYKEFTKLASIKEVEGVPKANEMIHHLLAAQEATARTARKLFPVVDAANDQPTADVLTQRIDVHEKTAWMLRSLITE, translated from the coding sequence ATGGCTAAAAATGTGGCACCCAAGATGTCGATCGACATCGGTATCAGCGAACGCGAGCGAAAGAAAATTGCCGAAGGCTTGTCAGGTCTTTTGGCCGATAGCTACACCTTGTACCTGATGACGCACAACTTTCACTGGAACGTGACAGGCCCCCAGTTCAATAGCTTGCACACCATGTTCATGGCGCAGTACACCGAGCAGTGGACCGCGCTGGATCTGATTGCCGAGCGCATCCGCGCACTGGGTTTTCCAGCGCCGGGCACCTACAAAGAGTTCACCAAGCTTGCCAGTATCAAAGAGGTCGAGGGCGTGCCCAAAGCCAACGAGATGATTCACCACCTGCTGGCCGCTCAAGAAGCCACTGCGCGCACTGCGCGCAAGCTGTTCCCCGTGGTGGATGCCGCGAATGACCAGCCCACCGCAGATGTCTTGACCCAGCGTATTGACGTCCACGAAAAAACGGCCTGGATGCTGCGCAGCCTCATCACCGAGTAA